A window of Corallococcus macrosporus DSM 14697 contains these coding sequences:
- a CDS encoding M16 family metallopeptidase has translation MSFTTYRDVLPSGLRVVTVETPHLHTALLAVYVRTGSRHETLATNGVSHYLEHLFFRGSEGWPDTVKMNAAVEEVGGNLNGVTTRDHGYYYTPIHPAHLRVGLDIIGDMLTRPRLTDMEVERQIILEEMLDEVDEKGRDIDLDNLSKHLLFPGHPLALKIAGTRESVTNLTHPQILEHFAQHYVAGNIVVTAAGRVKHSEVLEMTERAFARLPRGPSSVEAPPPLTPPGPRLHFVSHDESQTEFRLNFRGVPEQHEDYPALQIIRRVLDDGLSSRLPFEIVEKRGLAYSVSASLDAYHDAGLLEIEAASAPEKAATVITEALRVLATLCNTEVGEEELTRAKRRHRMLLEFSQDSPGELAGWFGGTELFRAPESFGHRADLVDSQSAARVREVARRYFNRENLTVVAVGQRKGLKALERVVAEAPGLPGPEASPLAAVSGRRG, from the coding sequence ATGAGCTTCACTACGTACCGGGACGTGCTGCCCTCCGGGCTGCGCGTCGTCACCGTCGAGACGCCCCACCTCCACACCGCCCTGCTCGCCGTCTACGTGCGGACGGGCAGCCGCCACGAGACGCTGGCCACCAACGGCGTCAGCCACTACCTGGAGCACCTCTTCTTCCGCGGCAGCGAAGGCTGGCCGGACACCGTGAAGATGAACGCGGCCGTGGAGGAGGTGGGCGGCAACCTCAATGGCGTCACCACCCGGGACCACGGGTACTACTACACGCCCATCCACCCCGCGCACCTGCGCGTGGGCCTGGACATCATCGGCGACATGCTCACCCGCCCCCGCCTCACCGACATGGAGGTGGAGCGTCAAATCATCCTCGAGGAGATGCTCGACGAGGTGGACGAGAAGGGCCGGGACATCGACCTGGACAACCTGTCCAAGCACCTGCTCTTCCCCGGGCACCCGCTGGCCCTCAAGATTGCCGGCACGCGTGAGTCCGTCACGAACCTGACGCACCCGCAAATCCTGGAGCACTTCGCCCAGCACTACGTCGCGGGGAACATCGTCGTCACCGCCGCCGGCCGGGTGAAGCACTCCGAGGTGCTGGAGATGACCGAGCGCGCCTTCGCCCGCCTCCCGCGCGGCCCGTCCAGCGTCGAGGCGCCGCCGCCGCTCACCCCGCCCGGCCCCCGCCTGCACTTCGTCAGCCACGACGAGTCCCAGACGGAGTTCCGCCTCAACTTCCGCGGCGTCCCCGAGCAGCACGAGGACTACCCCGCGCTGCAGATCATCCGCCGCGTGCTGGATGACGGCCTGTCCTCGCGGCTGCCCTTCGAAATCGTGGAGAAGCGCGGGCTGGCGTACTCCGTCAGCGCGTCGCTGGACGCCTACCACGACGCGGGCCTCCTCGAGATTGAGGCCGCCAGCGCCCCGGAGAAGGCCGCCACGGTCATCACCGAGGCCCTCCGCGTGCTGGCCACCCTCTGCAACACGGAGGTGGGCGAGGAGGAGCTGACGCGCGCCAAGCGCCGGCACCGCATGCTGCTGGAGTTCTCCCAGGACTCGCCGGGCGAGCTGGCCGGCTGGTTCGGCGGCACGGAGCTGTTCCGCGCGCCGGAGTCCTTCGGCCACCGCGCCGACCTGGTGGACTCGCAGTCCGCCGCCCGCGTGCGCGAGGTGGCCCGGCGCTACTTCAACCGGGAGAACCTCACGGTGGTGGCGGTGGGCCAGCGCAAGGGCCTCAAGGCCCTGGAGCGCGTGGTGGCGGAGGCCCCCGGCCTTCCCGGGCCGGAGGCGTCCCCGCTGGCGGCGGTCAGCGGCCGCCGCGGATGA
- a CDS encoding tetratricopeptide repeat protein, translating into MHRHFRIRPWTLALLPLLACKEPEVAAAESKAQRAQTALTEARGHLSNGQAPAALAALRRATTATPDNMELYLLTAQAHRMAGNEGAAILALKQAAAMSKGADPAIQRQLADIYLEHGLTKDALAALITMRDAGNLPDADVLRLARLQAREGQIDAAFKSLEGILRENPDDAEAKSVEAEVLWLKGDELLAANLMDRLLNQDPALASARLLRARYFLVNGFPDLAESDLNAVKGEDAERLEAVTLRARVYLAQGRAPDAEAALRKLLEAQPQNAEALAWLAETLLVQGRRADAMAMVDKALQLDPRLARALYVRGRSLEEQGDRRGAEEAYRFALSSAPRFAPVHSRMWRIHLKADRVADAEASLERLLSLSEASIEEKAQLAALYARMQTKVSQGLKLIDEALKREPENPDYLRTQKALIALKPKPKKKPSGPIIIRGGR; encoded by the coding sequence ATGCACCGTCATTTTCGAATCAGACCGTGGACCCTGGCGCTCCTCCCGCTGCTTGCTTGCAAGGAGCCGGAGGTGGCTGCCGCGGAGAGCAAGGCCCAGCGGGCCCAGACCGCCCTGACGGAGGCCCGCGGCCATCTGTCCAATGGCCAGGCCCCCGCCGCGCTCGCCGCGCTGCGCAGGGCCACCACCGCGACCCCCGACAACATGGAGCTGTACCTGCTCACGGCGCAGGCCCACCGCATGGCGGGCAACGAAGGCGCCGCCATCCTGGCGCTGAAGCAGGCCGCCGCCATGTCGAAGGGGGCGGACCCGGCCATCCAGCGCCAGCTCGCCGACATCTACCTGGAGCATGGCCTCACCAAGGACGCGCTCGCGGCGCTCATCACCATGCGGGACGCGGGCAACCTGCCGGACGCGGACGTGCTGCGGCTGGCCCGGCTCCAGGCGCGTGAAGGGCAGATTGACGCCGCCTTCAAGTCGCTGGAGGGCATCCTGCGGGAGAACCCCGACGACGCGGAGGCCAAGTCCGTGGAGGCCGAGGTGCTCTGGCTCAAGGGCGACGAGCTCCTGGCCGCCAACCTCATGGACCGGCTCCTCAACCAGGACCCGGCGCTGGCGTCCGCGCGGCTGCTGCGCGCCCGCTACTTCCTCGTCAACGGCTTCCCGGACCTGGCCGAGTCCGACCTGAACGCGGTGAAGGGCGAGGACGCCGAGCGGCTCGAGGCCGTGACGCTGCGCGCGCGCGTGTACCTGGCCCAGGGCCGCGCCCCGGACGCGGAGGCGGCCCTGCGCAAGCTGCTGGAGGCCCAGCCGCAGAACGCGGAAGCGCTGGCGTGGCTGGCGGAGACGCTGCTGGTGCAGGGCCGCCGCGCGGATGCCATGGCCATGGTGGACAAGGCGCTCCAGCTCGACCCCCGGCTGGCCCGGGCGCTGTACGTGCGCGGGCGCTCGCTGGAAGAGCAGGGGGACCGCCGCGGCGCGGAGGAGGCCTACCGCTTCGCGCTGTCCTCGGCGCCCCGCTTCGCCCCGGTGCACTCGCGGATGTGGCGCATCCACCTGAAGGCCGACCGCGTGGCGGACGCGGAGGCGTCACTGGAGCGGCTGCTGAGCCTGAGCGAGGCCAGCATCGAGGAGAAGGCCCAGCTCGCCGCCCTCTACGCGCGGATGCAGACGAAGGTGTCCCAGGGCCTCAAGCTCATCGACGAGGCCCTGAAGCGCGAGCCGGAGAACCCGGACTACCTCCGCACCCAGAAGGCGCTCATCGCGCTGAAGCCGAAGCCCAAGAAGAAGCCCTCGGGCCCCATCATCATCCGCGGCGGCCGCTGA
- the omp85 gene encoding Omp85 family outer membrane protein, whose translation MYSSRTTWAVVLSVVLGGITARAQGVAPPPAPETPSPPPPRTGWRVQGLPLLNFNSDEGLGYGARLMLVDAGDGTQAPYRHAIIAQFFQTTRGNAVHRLMLDAPTFLESRWRLGLDVSLLNDRFSPYYGQGGAASFDQDFAACDDRNALEDAPDVCPGNPAFRGLRYYNFEQRTLPSVVLNARRPVSGPWQVSMGYRFRMTRVATRYDADALGQSGASRLEEDIQAGRVNDGGPVTGTFRTAELTAGLLLDLRDNEPAPIRGMFHELAVRGAAGATGSSFNYWGATANFRFYHPLGTDRLVAALRLMGDVMGGNVPFYLLSSFGGVEWRDGWGGVGGVFTARGILKHRLQGEVKALVNGELRWQFLSVLPLKQRVDFTLVAFLDAGRAWSDLSFQDRGMGRYAGGGGLRVAWEKNFIVRMDYGVSPRDGTTGFYLDFNHLF comes from the coding sequence ATGTACTCGAGTCGGACAACGTGGGCCGTGGTGCTGTCGGTGGTGTTGGGAGGTATCACCGCGCGGGCGCAAGGCGTGGCGCCTCCGCCCGCGCCTGAGACACCGTCGCCTCCGCCCCCACGCACGGGGTGGCGTGTCCAGGGCCTGCCGCTGCTCAACTTCAACAGCGACGAGGGCCTGGGCTACGGCGCGCGGCTGATGCTGGTGGACGCGGGAGACGGCACGCAGGCGCCGTACCGGCACGCCATCATCGCGCAGTTCTTCCAGACGACGCGGGGCAACGCGGTGCATCGGCTCATGCTGGACGCGCCCACGTTCCTGGAGTCCCGCTGGCGGCTGGGGTTGGACGTGAGCCTGCTCAACGACCGGTTCTCGCCGTACTACGGCCAGGGCGGCGCGGCCTCGTTCGACCAGGACTTCGCCGCGTGTGATGACCGGAACGCGTTGGAGGACGCGCCGGATGTCTGCCCGGGCAACCCGGCGTTCCGAGGTCTGCGCTACTACAACTTCGAGCAGCGCACGCTGCCCAGCGTGGTGCTCAACGCGCGCCGGCCGGTGAGCGGCCCGTGGCAGGTGTCCATGGGCTACCGCTTCCGGATGACACGGGTGGCCACGCGCTACGACGCGGACGCCCTGGGCCAGTCGGGGGCCTCCCGGTTGGAGGAGGACATCCAGGCCGGGCGGGTCAATGACGGCGGTCCGGTGACGGGGACCTTCCGCACGGCGGAGTTGACCGCGGGGCTGCTGCTGGATTTGCGAGACAACGAGCCGGCGCCCATCCGAGGCATGTTTCACGAGCTGGCGGTGCGCGGCGCGGCGGGCGCCACGGGCAGCTCCTTCAACTACTGGGGCGCCACGGCGAACTTCCGCTTCTATCACCCGCTGGGCACGGACCGGCTGGTGGCCGCGCTGCGCCTCATGGGGGACGTGATGGGCGGCAACGTGCCGTTCTACCTGCTCAGCTCGTTCGGCGGCGTGGAGTGGCGGGACGGGTGGGGCGGCGTGGGCGGCGTCTTCACCGCGCGCGGCATCCTGAAGCACCGGCTCCAGGGCGAAGTGAAGGCCCTGGTCAACGGCGAGCTGCGGTGGCAGTTCCTCTCCGTGCTGCCGTTGAAGCAGCGCGTGGACTTCACGCTGGTGGCCTTCCTGGACGCGGGCAGGGCGTGGTCGGACCTGTCCTTCCAGGACCGCGGCATGGGGCGCTACGCGGGCGGCGGCGGCCTGCGCGTCGCCTGGGAGAAGAACTTCATCGTCCGCATGGACTACGGCGTCAGCCCGCGGGATGGGACGACGGGCTTCTACCTGGACTTCAACCACCTGTTCTGA
- a CDS encoding DUF819 family protein, with protein MMPLIQVLLLVGIPGLALLAARHVKPVAWVGPVVACYAAGILLANVPGLGLTSGVSLSVSEAAVPLAIPLLLFTTDMPRWMRLARTTLLSFVLACVSAMVSAALVGFAVAERSDEWWKMAGMLTGVFTGGTANMNAVGLALGVREETFVLLNTADIVVGAVYLLFLMTVAQRLALLVLPRFQNATAWEDAEAREEGAPSRLTWAQVRGGVLSLLLAVAVAGVSAGGSLALLGRLEVTVVLLLITTLSLAASFRPSVRTLPGSYALGDYALLVFCVAVGTLADASRLQAAGLFVFACCAAVLALAVLLHFCLGALFRIDADTVLITSTATIFGPAFIGPVARALRNRELMVSGVTTGIMGFALGTYLGLAVAWFLRP; from the coding sequence ATGATGCCCCTCATCCAGGTGCTTCTCCTGGTGGGCATCCCCGGCCTCGCCCTGCTGGCGGCGCGTCACGTGAAGCCCGTGGCCTGGGTGGGCCCGGTGGTGGCGTGCTACGCGGCGGGCATCCTGCTGGCCAACGTGCCGGGCCTGGGGCTCACCTCGGGAGTGAGCCTGTCGGTGAGCGAGGCCGCCGTGCCGCTGGCCATCCCGCTGCTGCTCTTCACCACCGACATGCCCCGGTGGATGCGGCTGGCGCGCACCACGCTGCTGTCCTTCGTGCTGGCGTGTGTCTCCGCCATGGTGAGCGCCGCGCTGGTGGGCTTCGCCGTGGCGGAGCGTTCGGACGAGTGGTGGAAGATGGCGGGCATGTTGACGGGCGTCTTCACGGGCGGCACCGCCAACATGAACGCGGTGGGGCTGGCGCTGGGCGTGCGCGAGGAGACCTTCGTGCTCCTCAACACGGCGGACATCGTCGTGGGCGCGGTGTACCTGCTCTTCCTGATGACGGTGGCGCAGCGGCTGGCGCTCCTCGTCCTCCCGCGCTTCCAGAACGCCACGGCGTGGGAGGACGCGGAGGCGCGCGAGGAGGGCGCGCCGTCGAGGCTCACCTGGGCCCAGGTGCGCGGCGGCGTGCTGTCCCTGCTGCTGGCGGTGGCGGTGGCGGGCGTGTCCGCGGGGGGCTCCCTGGCGCTGCTGGGCCGGCTGGAGGTGACGGTGGTGCTGCTGCTCATCACCACGCTGTCGCTGGCGGCCTCGTTCCGGCCCTCGGTGCGCACGCTGCCGGGGAGCTACGCGCTGGGGGACTACGCCTTGCTCGTCTTCTGCGTGGCGGTGGGCACGCTGGCGGACGCGAGCCGGTTGCAGGCGGCGGGGCTCTTCGTCTTCGCCTGCTGCGCGGCGGTCCTGGCGCTGGCCGTCCTGCTCCACTTCTGCCTGGGGGCCCTGTTTCGAATCGATGCTGATACAGTGCTCATCACATCGACAGCGACCATTTTCGGGCCGGCCTTCATCGGACCGGTGGCGCGTGCTTTGCGTAACAGGGAGCTGATGGTGTCTGGTGTCACGACAGGCATCATGGGGTTCGCGTTGGGAACGTATCTCGGCCTGGCCGTGGCGTGGTTCCTGCGCCCCTGA
- a CDS encoding pyridoxal phosphate-dependent decarboxylase family protein, producing MPKTPRLTSQGMSHQDVLAKMREMRADDANWREGRTWSLVYNAGEDIRRLLADAYTEFMSENGLSPLAFPSLRTFESEVLAIAAELFQGETAAGTMTSGGTESILMAVKTARDFARAEKGITAPELVLPASVHPAFQKAAHYFGVKPVNVPLAADFRADVDAMRAAVGPNTVLVVGSAPAYPHGVVDPIVELAAMAQEKGVLFHVDACLGGFLLPFARRLGHDVPPFDFAVPGVTSLSADLHKYGYAAKGASLVLYRTAELRRYQFFTYADWCGGIYASPSMAGTRPGGAIAAAWAILKYLGEEGYLKLAGTVLDTARTLREGIAAVPGLKLLGSPKLSVFAFSSDSLDIYALGDAMEARGWKLDRQMGPPALHLMVTPAHAKVAEPFLADLRECAASLAKGEPAPEGSAAMYGMLGAMPDRREAADFIRQFMDAIYE from the coding sequence ATGCCGAAGACGCCCCGTCTGACCTCTCAGGGAATGAGCCACCAGGACGTGCTCGCGAAGATGCGTGAAATGCGAGCGGATGACGCCAACTGGCGGGAAGGCCGGACGTGGAGCCTCGTATACAACGCCGGTGAGGACATCCGCCGGCTGCTCGCGGACGCGTATACGGAGTTCATGTCGGAGAACGGCCTGAGCCCGCTGGCGTTCCCCAGCCTGCGCACCTTCGAATCGGAGGTGCTGGCCATCGCCGCGGAGCTGTTCCAGGGCGAGACGGCCGCGGGCACGATGACGTCCGGTGGCACCGAGTCCATCCTCATGGCCGTGAAGACGGCGCGTGACTTCGCGCGCGCGGAGAAGGGCATCACCGCGCCGGAGCTGGTGCTGCCGGCCTCCGTCCACCCGGCCTTCCAGAAGGCCGCGCACTACTTCGGCGTGAAGCCCGTCAACGTGCCGCTGGCCGCGGACTTCCGCGCGGACGTGGACGCGATGCGCGCCGCGGTGGGGCCCAACACGGTGCTGGTGGTGGGCTCCGCCCCCGCCTATCCGCACGGCGTGGTGGACCCCATTGTCGAGCTGGCCGCCATGGCCCAGGAGAAGGGGGTCCTCTTCCACGTGGACGCGTGCCTCGGCGGCTTCCTGCTGCCCTTCGCCCGCCGCCTGGGCCACGACGTCCCCCCGTTCGACTTCGCCGTGCCGGGCGTCACGAGCCTGTCGGCGGACCTGCACAAGTACGGCTACGCGGCCAAGGGCGCGTCGCTGGTGCTGTACCGGACGGCGGAGCTGCGCCGCTATCAGTTCTTCACCTACGCGGACTGGTGTGGCGGCATCTACGCCTCGCCGTCCATGGCGGGCACGCGGCCGGGCGGCGCCATCGCCGCGGCGTGGGCCATCCTCAAGTACCTGGGGGAAGAGGGCTACCTGAAGCTGGCGGGCACGGTGCTGGACACCGCGCGCACGCTGCGCGAGGGCATCGCCGCGGTGCCCGGGTTGAAGCTCCTGGGGTCGCCGAAGCTCAGCGTGTTCGCCTTCTCGTCGGACTCCCTGGACATCTACGCCCTGGGCGACGCGATGGAGGCGCGCGGCTGGAAGCTGGACCGGCAGATGGGCCCGCCCGCGCTGCACCTGATGGTGACGCCCGCGCACGCGAAGGTGGCGGAGCCTTTCCTCGCGGACCTGCGCGAGTGCGCCGCCAGCCTGGCCAAGGGTGAGCCCGCGCCCGAGGGCAGCGCGGCCATGTACGGCATGTTGGGCGCCATGCCCGACCGCCGCGAGGCCGCTGACTTCATCCGCCAGTTCATGGACGCCATCTACGAATGA
- a CDS encoding DUF779 domain-containing protein gives MSGAGAGPGTGGQEGATAVARVDVTPEAAAVIRQLRATHGPLMFHQSGGCCDGSAPMCYPVGDFRVGQRDVLLGEVEGCPVYIGGAQFEYWQHTHLTLDVVKGRGAGFSLESPLGVRFITRSRVFTDEEYARMKHAPPPRRGPPE, from the coding sequence ATGAGCGGCGCCGGTGCCGGCCCCGGCACGGGCGGACAGGAGGGCGCCACGGCGGTGGCCCGGGTGGACGTGACGCCCGAAGCCGCCGCCGTCATCCGCCAGCTCCGCGCCACGCACGGGCCGCTGATGTTCCACCAGTCGGGTGGCTGCTGCGACGGCAGCGCGCCCATGTGCTACCCCGTGGGGGACTTCCGCGTGGGCCAGCGAGACGTCCTCCTGGGCGAGGTGGAGGGCTGCCCCGTCTACATCGGCGGCGCGCAGTTCGAGTACTGGCAGCACACCCACCTCACCCTGGACGTGGTGAAGGGGCGGGGCGCGGGCTTCAGCCTGGAGTCCCCGCTGGGGGTGCGCTTCATCACCCGCAGCCGCGTCTTCACCGACGAGGAATATGCGCGGATGAAGCACGCGCCGCCGCCCCGGCGCGGACCTCCGGAGTAG
- the adh gene encoding aldehyde dehydrogenase yields the protein MIYAAPNQPGSKVQFKSRYQNFIGGRWVEPTRGQYFENISPVTGKPFCEVARSTAEDIEKALDAAHAARLSWGRTSPTVRANILNKIADRMEQNLEMLAVAETWDNGKPIRETLAADLPLAIDHFRYFAGCIRAQEGGVSELDHDTVAYHFHEPLGVVGQIIPWNFPLLMAAWKLAPALAAGNCVVLKPAEQTPSSILLWTELVGDLLPEGVLNVVNGFGVEAGKPLASSPRIAKVAFTGETSTGRLIMQYASENLIPVTLELGGKSPNIFFEDVMARDDDFLDKSLEGFAMFALNQGEVCTCPSRSLISERIYGQFIEKAIDRVRKVTPGNPLDTDTQVGAQASNDQLEKILSYIDIGKKEGAKVLTGGERVALSGDLKDGYYVAPTVFQGHNRMRVFQEEIFGPVVSVTTFKDFDDAMRQANDTLYGLGAGVWTRDGNTAYRAGRAIEAGRVWTNCYHIYPAHAAFGGYKQSGIGRENHRKMLDHYQQTKNLLVSYSPKAMGFF from the coding sequence GTGATCTACGCCGCCCCCAATCAGCCTGGCTCCAAGGTGCAGTTCAAGTCCCGCTACCAGAACTTCATCGGCGGGCGCTGGGTCGAGCCCACGCGCGGTCAGTACTTCGAGAACATCAGCCCGGTGACGGGCAAGCCCTTCTGTGAAGTGGCCCGCTCCACGGCGGAGGACATCGAGAAGGCCCTGGACGCGGCGCACGCGGCGCGCCTGTCGTGGGGTCGCACCTCGCCGACCGTCCGGGCGAACATCCTCAACAAGATCGCCGACCGGATGGAGCAGAACCTGGAGATGCTCGCCGTCGCGGAGACGTGGGACAACGGCAAGCCCATCCGCGAGACGCTGGCCGCGGACCTCCCGCTGGCCATCGACCACTTCCGCTACTTCGCCGGGTGCATCCGCGCGCAGGAGGGCGGCGTGAGCGAGCTGGACCACGACACCGTCGCCTACCACTTCCACGAGCCGCTGGGCGTCGTGGGTCAAATCATCCCCTGGAACTTCCCGCTGCTGATGGCGGCGTGGAAGCTGGCCCCGGCGCTGGCGGCGGGCAACTGCGTGGTCCTCAAGCCCGCGGAGCAGACGCCCTCCAGCATCCTGCTGTGGACCGAGCTCGTCGGCGACCTGCTGCCCGAAGGCGTGCTGAACGTCGTCAACGGCTTCGGCGTCGAGGCGGGCAAGCCGCTGGCCAGCAGCCCGCGCATCGCCAAGGTGGCCTTCACCGGCGAGACGAGCACGGGCCGGCTCATCATGCAGTACGCCAGTGAGAACCTCATCCCCGTCACGCTGGAGCTGGGCGGCAAGAGCCCCAACATCTTCTTCGAAGACGTGATGGCGCGGGACGACGACTTCCTCGACAAGTCGCTGGAGGGCTTCGCCATGTTCGCGCTGAACCAGGGCGAGGTCTGCACCTGCCCGTCGCGCTCCCTCATCAGCGAGCGCATCTACGGCCAGTTCATCGAGAAGGCCATCGACCGCGTCCGCAAGGTGACGCCGGGCAACCCGCTGGACACCGACACCCAGGTAGGCGCCCAGGCCTCCAACGACCAGTTGGAGAAGATCCTCAGCTACATCGACATCGGCAAGAAGGAGGGCGCCAAGGTCCTCACCGGCGGCGAGCGCGTGGCGCTGTCCGGCGACCTGAAGGACGGCTACTACGTGGCGCCCACGGTGTTCCAGGGCCACAACCGGATGCGCGTCTTCCAGGAGGAGATCTTCGGCCCCGTGGTGAGCGTGACGACGTTCAAGGACTTCGACGACGCCATGCGCCAGGCCAACGACACGCTGTACGGCCTGGGCGCTGGCGTGTGGACGCGCGATGGCAACACCGCCTACCGCGCGGGCCGCGCCATCGAGGCGGGCCGCGTGTGGACCAACTGCTACCACATCTACCCCGCGCACGCGGCGTTCGGCGGCTACAAGCAGTCGGGCATCGGGCGGGAGAACCACCGGAAGATGCTGGACCACTACCAGCAGACGAAGAACCTGCTGGTCAGCTACAGCCCCAAGGCCATGGGCTTCTTCTGA
- a CDS encoding sigma-54-dependent Fis family transcriptional regulator, with product MGTLTLSASPLLWEQFLVGALDGEAGLRPELRSILPRWQRSRSLGAPSTGQPDEGPSVGGLALVERRARLEPVWDELGGMLEMLSAAPLPSGRVALLADREGVILAMRSSGGDFTHHADYVRLVEGACWDEASRGTNAIGTALAESSAVAVVGPAHYAQRHHGLVCYAAPVHDPFGALVAVLDVTGPAGAADPLVLVAVASVAHAAEARLREVAWARVAAAARGGLESRLSREDGPVLVVEPMGRVSRVNAAARALLGAQGPMSVESALGVSWRALTDAALRGVALETRGPAQGPAWRVHSEAVRTAEGGSALAVLVRLEPLGARAGHAARLEPVAGAESLDAAPSAAPTPASSSSWGMPPRPEAPARAAQERSGGAPRSPTRGPGPADTVAPPEPWAALKGDDPRHRATLREAERFAPTSLPVLLLSETGTGKELLARALHAASAVATGPFVAVNCGALSPALLESELFGHAPGAFTGARVGGAEGKLAAADGGTLFLDELVEMPPALQVLLLRVLEDGSYSRVGESRMRRTRFRLVGATCRDLDAAVRAGTFRSDLYFRLQGAVLRLPPLRERTDLPELAQALLARLAEEEGVATPGLSAAVLARLAAHRWPGNVRELKTVLRLALVRAGGAPVLEVEALPPILGSVPVPAVAQAEPAPTPLVTPPALSAPREPGMSAAARPLRELEARAIQEALALSGGNVAQAARHLGIARSTLYRMAERFGITLPSRG from the coding sequence TTGGGGACGCTTACGCTCAGCGCTTCGCCGCTCCTATGGGAGCAGTTCCTCGTCGGTGCGCTCGACGGGGAGGCGGGGCTGCGCCCGGAGCTGCGCTCCATCCTGCCGCGCTGGCAGCGCTCGCGGTCGCTGGGCGCCCCCAGCACCGGGCAGCCGGACGAGGGGCCCAGCGTGGGCGGCCTGGCGCTCGTGGAGCGCCGCGCGCGGCTGGAGCCGGTCTGGGACGAGCTGGGTGGCATGCTGGAGATGCTGTCGGCGGCGCCCCTGCCTTCCGGCCGGGTGGCGCTGCTGGCGGACCGTGAGGGCGTCATCCTGGCGATGCGCAGCTCGGGCGGGGACTTCACCCACCACGCGGACTACGTGCGCCTGGTGGAGGGGGCCTGCTGGGACGAGGCCTCGCGCGGGACGAACGCCATTGGCACCGCGCTGGCGGAGTCGTCGGCCGTCGCGGTGGTGGGCCCGGCGCACTACGCGCAGCGTCACCATGGACTCGTCTGCTACGCGGCGCCGGTCCATGACCCCTTTGGCGCGCTGGTGGCCGTGCTGGACGTCACGGGCCCGGCGGGCGCGGCGGACCCGCTGGTGCTGGTGGCGGTGGCCAGCGTGGCCCACGCCGCCGAGGCCCGGCTGCGCGAGGTCGCCTGGGCCCGGGTGGCCGCGGCGGCGCGGGGCGGGCTGGAGTCGCGGCTGTCGCGCGAGGACGGCCCGGTGCTCGTCGTCGAGCCGATGGGGCGGGTGAGCCGCGTCAACGCCGCCGCGCGCGCGTTGCTCGGCGCGCAGGGGCCCATGTCCGTGGAGTCGGCGCTTGGCGTGTCGTGGCGCGCGCTGACGGACGCGGCGCTGCGTGGGGTGGCGCTGGAGACGCGCGGCCCCGCCCAGGGGCCGGCGTGGCGCGTCCACTCGGAGGCGGTGCGCACGGCGGAGGGCGGCTCCGCGCTCGCGGTGCTGGTGCGGCTGGAGCCGCTCGGCGCCCGGGCGGGGCACGCGGCCCGGCTGGAGCCCGTGGCCGGCGCCGAGTCCCTGGACGCGGCGCCGTCGGCTGCGCCCACCCCCGCGTCCTCGTCGTCCTGGGGAATGCCCCCCCGCCCGGAGGCCCCAGCGCGCGCGGCTCAGGAGCGCTCGGGCGGCGCGCCACGTTCGCCAACCAGGGGCCCTGGGCCGGCGGACACCGTGGCGCCTCCGGAGCCGTGGGCGGCGCTCAAGGGCGATGACCCGCGGCACCGGGCCACGCTGCGGGAGGCGGAGCGCTTCGCGCCCACGAGCCTGCCGGTGCTGCTCCTGTCGGAGACGGGCACGGGCAAGGAGCTGCTCGCGCGGGCCCTGCATGCCGCCAGCGCGGTCGCCACGGGCCCCTTCGTGGCGGTGAACTGCGGCGCGCTCTCACCCGCGTTGCTGGAGAGCGAGCTGTTCGGCCACGCGCCGGGGGCCTTCACGGGCGCGCGCGTGGGCGGCGCGGAGGGGAAGCTCGCGGCCGCGGACGGCGGCACGCTCTTCCTCGACGAGCTGGTGGAGATGCCGCCCGCGCTCCAGGTGCTGCTGCTGCGGGTGCTGGAGGACGGCTCCTACTCGCGGGTGGGGGAGTCGCGCATGCGGCGCACCCGCTTCCGCCTGGTGGGCGCCACCTGCCGGGACCTCGACGCCGCGGTGCGCGCGGGCACGTTCCGCTCCGACCTGTACTTCCGCCTCCAGGGCGCGGTGCTGCGGCTGCCACCGCTGCGCGAGCGCACGGACCTGCCCGAGCTGGCCCAGGCGCTCCTGGCCCGGCTCGCGGAGGAGGAGGGCGTGGCCACACCGGGCCTCTCCGCCGCCGTGCTCGCACGGCTCGCCGCCCACCGCTGGCCCGGCAACGTGCGGGAGCTGAAGACGGTGCTGCGTCTGGCGCTCGTGCGGGCTGGGGGCGCGCCCGTGCTGGAGGTCGAGGCACTGCCGCCGATTCTGGGAAGCGTGCCCGTGCCCGCCGTCGCCCAGGCGGAGCCCGCACCGACGCCGCTCGTGACGCCGCCGGCTCTCAGCGCACCGCGCGAGCCGGGCATGAGCGCCGCCGCCCGCCCGCTCCGCGAGCTGGAGGCCCGCGCCATCCAGGAGGCCCTGGCGCTCAGCGGCGGCAACGTGGCCCAGGCCGCGCGGCACCTGGGCATCGCGCGCAGCACGCTCTACCGGATGGCGGAGCGCTTCGGCATCACGCTGCCCTCGCGCGGCTGA